In the genome of Hyphomicrobium sp. ghe19, the window GAACTCACTGACGAAGCCGATCTTATATTCGTGGGCTGTGCGGCTTTCCTCGATCCGCCCAAGTTTTCGGCAACGAAGACCGTTGCCCGTCTCGCAGAGGCAGGCGTACGCGTGAAGGTCGTCTCGGGTGATGCTGCGCCCGTTGTCCAGCATCTCGTCGAAACGCTGAGGCTTCCGGCTCGGGGAATGATCGCGGGAGAGGAAATAGCGGCCTTGAGCCAAGCTGCTCTTATCTCCAGGGCCCAGGAAGTCGATCTTTTCGTTCGGGTATCGCCGGATCAGAAGAACCGTATCGTCCAGGCCCTGCGCTCCGCCGGCCATACGGTTGGTTTCCTCGGCGACGGCATAAACGATGCGCCCGCCATTCATGCAGCCGACGTCGGTCTGTCCGTCGATGGCGGAACCGAAGTGGCGCGCGAAGCTGCCGACATCATTCTGCTTGCGCCCGATCTTGGCGTGCTTGCGGACGGCGTAGCTGAGGGCCGGCGTACATACGCAAACATCATGAAATACGTGCGGATGGGGACGAGTTCGAACTTCGGCAACATGCTTTCGATGGCATTCGCTTCGCTGTTCCTGCCTTTCCTGCCACTGGCGTCGATACAAATTCTTCTCAACAACCTCATCTATGACTTTTCCGAAATCGGTATCCCCTTCGATTCCGCCGATCCGGAGGATCTCGCTCGGCCGAAGACCTGGGATATGAATGCCGTGCTCCGCTTCACGCTGATCATGGGCCTTCTGTCATCTCTGTTCGATGCCGCGACTTTTGCGCTGCTTCGGATAGGTTTCGATGCGAACGTCAGCGAATTTCGGACGGCGTGGTTCGTCGAGTCGATCGCGACGCAGATCCTTGTCATCTTCATCATCCGCACGGCACAGCCGTTTTGGGTGAGCCGGCCTCATCCAGTCCTCGTCACCACGTCACTTGGGGCGTTGGCCGTTGCGCTCATGGTGGCGTTAACGCCTCAGGGCGGCATCGTCGGCTTCGTGCCTCTGCCGGCTTCAATTCTTGCCGCGATCACCGGCATAACTCTGCTCTATCTTGCGAGCGCCGAAGCGCTGAAGCACGTGGCTGTTTCGCCGCAACGGCAGAAGAAACCTTAAGGATATCGGGGGTCGAGCCAATAAACATTGATCAAGGCTCTAGTGCACCGGTGGCCCATCTTTTAAAGAGAAGGGAGCGCCATCATCGAAGGTCTTTGACCGTGAACCTGCGACGTCTCACTCAAGATATCGATAGATTGTCAGCTGCCGATGCCGTCGTTGTAAACAGTTATGCGCATTATATCTTGAAAAAGTCGGCGCTCTGCGCGCTTTCCGCGTTTATGGCAATTTGCGGCCTCGGATTGTTGGAGCTCGCTTCGTTTTGGCTTTTTGAGCCGTCCTTTGGTCCCGTTGGAGCCGTGGCTGTTCTGGGCGCCTTCAACGTGTTCGTGGCACTTTTGATTTTTTCAGTTGCGGTATTGCTCAAACCTGGCCGCGAACTTTCTTTCGCGCTCACCATGCGAAAATCGGCAATACAGGAACTGGAACAAGACGTTTCGCCGATGGCCGGCAGACTCGATGCCTCTGCATATACGATGGGCGAAGCGATGATATCGGCGGTCGTCTTACCACTACTGGTGACGCTGCTCCGAAATTTTAAGACTGCACAGTCTGCCAAAACCGAATTAGCCGAAACAGAGAAATGAATATCGATTTCTCGACCACCTAAGACAGGTTCGCACGAGCGGTGACGCCTTGAGGATGCCAGACGACTTCTCGAACAGATGGATCGTCCGGGATCGTGTGCAACTTGAAGCCAAGTTCGTCCGCCATCGTGAGCATCTGCCGGTTCTCAATGTGCACAAGTCCAAACAACTCCGTCACTCCTTCGGAACGCGCGTAACTCATCAGCGCGTTCATGAGATGCCGGCCAAGACCGTGGCTATGCAGGTCGGATCTGACGAGCACGCCGAACTCACCTCGGGTCCGATCAGGTTCCAGAATGAGGCGTGACACACCGAGCAGGTCGCCGGAGTCCTTCTTTATCGCAACAAATGCCATTTCTCTTGCGTAGTCGATCTGTGTCAGCGTCGCTAAAAACGAATGCGGAAACGCACTCCGGCCCGTAAAGAAGCGAAGTCGTATGTCGTCCGGTGATATGCGGGCGAAGAATGGCCCGTAGCGCGGTTCGTCGTCTGGGCGGACCGCCCGCAGCGTAATCTCGCCAATGCCATCGATGGTGATCGTTTTTTGCAACCCTGAGGGATAGGGCCGGATAGCGAGTTCGTGTCTTGGGCTAATCCGCTCATCGGCGAGCTTTAGCCGCGCGTCGATCGCTATCACGCCGTTCTCGTCGACCAATAATGGATTGATATCCAATTCGCGGATTTCGAGGTGACGGATAATGAGGTCGCTCACGCGCACCAATACATCGGCGACGGCGTTGATATCGGATGCAGGCCGGTCGCGATATCCGGCAAGCAAGCGAGAGATGCGGGTCTCAGCTATCATCTGGCGGGCGAGAAGGTTATCGAGCGGCGGCAACGCGAGGGCACTATCGTTGATGACTTCAACAGCGACGCCACCGGCGCCGAACAACATCATGGGGCCGAATGTTTCATCGACGTTCATCCCGACGATGATTTCGAGCGCATTTGGCCTGCTGATCATGGGTTCAATGGTAAATCCATCGATGCGCGCGTCCGGCAGCTTAGTCTTGATGTGCGCCAGCATCTCCACTGCCGCCTGTTCTGCGGATACAGCGCTCTCCAGTCCGAGGTGCACGCCCCCGACATCGGATTTGTGCGAGATATCGGGCGACGCAATCTTGATCACGCAAGCCTGAGCCTGCTTCAGCACGTCAGAGGCGATGGTTCGAACCTCGGCGGGAGTCTTTGCCAGCGTCGCCTTGTTGGTCGGGATACCATAGGCTGCCAGGATCGTTTTTGTTTCGAGCGCTGACGCCACCGTGCGTCCGGCCCCGAGGATGCGTTGAATTTCCTCAGCCGCGTCTTCCGGCTGGTAGCTCCGCTCTTCGGCGGCAACGGTCGGCGTCTGCATCAATTCAGTTTGGGCTCGCGCATAATCGACCAGCTGCATGAAACCGGTAACTGCTTCGGACGTCGTCGCGAATGTCGGGATATTGTTTGCCGTGAATAGCTCGCGCGGTTCCCTTGCGACCGGCTCTCCGAGCCAGCACGTGATGACAGGCTTTGGCGGGCTGCTGTCGCGGCGATTCAGATTGATTTCGTCGATCACGGCAGTCGCTGCGTCACGCGCCGGCGTGATCGCGGTCGGACAGTGCAAAACAAGAACGGCGTCGGACTGCGGATCTTGGAGAAGTTCGTGAAGCGCATCTGTGTACCGCTTCGGAGTGGCGTCGCCGATGATGTCGACAGGATTGCCGTGCGACCAGGTTGGCGGAAGCACTTTGTTGAGCGCTGCTGTCGTCTTGATATCGAGCTTCGCCAGGACGCCCTCGGCATCCTGCAATTCGTCGGCAGCGAGGACGCCGGCACCGCCGCCGTTCGTCAGGATTGCCAATCGTTCGCCGTCGAGCTTTGGTGCGTGGGCGAGAATTTCTGCGGCCGCGAAAAGTTCGTCGAGCGTTTTGACACGTAGCAAACCCGAACGGCGAAACGCAGCATCATAGGCAGCATCAGAGCCAGCCAACGCGCCAGTGTGCGAAAGAGCGGCACGGGCTCCGCCGGAGTGGCGGCCGCTCTTGACGACAACAACGGGCTTCAATCTTGCTGCGCGGCGTGCGGCAGACAGAAACTTTGGGGCGTGCGTAACGGCCTCGACATAGAGCAGAATAGCGCGGCTAGACCGCTCGGTCGCGAGATAGTCGAGCATGTCGCCCAGGTCGATGTCTGCCATTTCTCCCAGGGACACCACATGTGAGAAGCCGATCTCACGAGCAGCCGCCCAGTCAATGATCGCGGTTATCAGCGCGCCAGATTGCGATACGAAAGCCAAATCGCCAGCCAGCGGAGCCCGATGCGCAAAGCTCGCATTGAGGCCGATCTGTGGAGCCATAAGGCCGATGCAGTTCGGGCCGAGGATGCGCAGACAATTGGGACGAGCAGCTTCGAGCATCTCTTTCGATCTTGGGCCGAGACCCGCCGTCAATACGACAGCAGCGCGTGTTCCTTTGCGGCCGAGGTCGGCGATTATTCCAGGTACCGCGGCAGGCGGTGCAGCGACGACCGCCAAGTCAGGCGGCTCACCGAGATCGTTCACCGAGCCGTAGCAGTGGCGCCCATCGACCTCTGAGTGATTGGGATTAACCAGGGTGATGTCGCCTGCAAAGCCCGCTGCCGAGAGATTGCGCATCACCGTGAGCCCCACAGAGCCTGGCTTCGAACTGGCGCCAATCAATGCGACGGATTTTGGCGCCATCAGATGAGTGAGATTTCGTATGGTCATCACGTTCCTTCGCTCGTAGCGCGTTCGTCCCTGCCGACGGTTTAGACGGCACGGTCGAGCGGCAGTTGATTTGGATCAACCCCTAACGCCGGTCGTTTAGCCTTCTTTGACGTGGCTCAATTCCCTTGGCGCAGATTGTTCCTATTGAGTATTCTGAGCATCAGTCTTGGAGAAGTTGCCGTGTTGACCAAGGTGGAGGACGGCGGGCCTGAGCTGGGTATTGTTTCCACAAGCGGGCGCACGATAAAGTCTGACAGCGGCGCCGCCGAATCCTTGCGCGCGCACGAACAGAATGCATTTTATAATAACCTCGACCGCTATTTGCACTATCTGCTTGCGCGGACGACCGCCGGTGTGTCTCCCGCCGCGTGCGCCAATGCTTACTTCGATTGGGCCATTCACTTGGCAACGTCTCCAGGCCGTCAACTCGAGCTTTTTGGTGAAGCCGTCCATCAATGGACCCGGCTGGCGGACTTCGCAAAAGCTGCGGCATTGACGGGTGCTGATGCAGCTCCATGCATTCTGCCACGGTCGAATGACAAGCGCTTTCGCTCCGAACGCTGGAAGGATTTTCCCTTCAACCTCTATGGCCAATCGTTTTTGCTTTGGGAGGAGTGGTGGCATTCCGCAGTCACGGGAGTGCGCGGAGTGGAAAGGCAGAACGCCGAGCGTCTCGACTTCATTATGAGACAGACGCTCGATGTCTTCGCCCCCACGAATTTTCCGCTGACGAATCCGGATGTCCTCGTCCGTACCGAAGCAGAGGCGGGCTTCAATCTCGTTCGCGGACTATGGAATTTTCTCGAAGATCTGAAGCGGCTTCGTGACGGAGAGGGGCCGGAAGGCGTAGAAAATTTCAGGGTCGGTGAAACGATCGCGGTGACGCCCGGAAAAGTCATCTTTCGCAATGACCTGATCGAGCTGATCCAATGCGCGCCGACGACGCCGGATGTGTACCCCGAGCCGATACTCATCATTCCCGCCTGGATCATGAAATTCTACATTCTGGATCTCCGGCCCGAGAACTCGCTGGTCAAGTATCTCACGGCCCAGGGTTTCACCGTGTTCATGGTTTCCTGGCGCAACCCAGGGGAAGAGGATCGCGATACGAGCTTTGAAGATTATCGCCGTCTTGGCGTGATGGCCGCGATCGACGCGGTCAGCAAAGTTGCGGGAGGACAGAAAATTCATGCAGCCGGCTACTGCCTCGGCGGGACACTGCTGGCGACGGCGGCGGCGGCCATGGCACTCGACAATGACGATCGTCTCAAATCGGTAACGTTTCTTGCGGCTCAAGCGGACTTCAGGGAAGCAGGTGAACTGACGTTGTTCATCGACGAAAGTCAGATTTCTTTCCTCGAAGACATGATGCAGCAGCAGGGCTTCCTCGATAGCACTCAGATGGCAGGAGCTTTCCAGCTCCTCCGCTCGAACGATCTCATCTGGTCGCATGTCATCAATCGTTACCTCCTGGGCGAACGCCAGCCCATCTTCGATTTATTGGCTTGGAACGCAGATGCCACGCGTATGCCTTACCGTATGCATTCGGATTATCTGCGCTCCCTTTTTCTGAACAATGATCTCGCGGAAGGACGCTACACAGTCGATGGGCGAGCGATTGCGCTCACCGATCTGCGTATGCCGATATTCGCACTCGGAACCGAGACCGACCACGTCGCGCCATGGCGATCGGTCTACAAGTTCAACATCCTGAGCGACACGGATGTTACGTTTGTGCTGACCAGCGGAGGGCATAATGCGGGCGTCATATCGCCTCCGGGATCATCGGGACGCAGCTATCGGATGGCGACCAAGCTTGAAACAGATAGCTTCGAAAGCGCCGACGAGTGGCATGCGAACGCGCCCAAATTCGACGGCTCCTGGTGGCCGGCGTGGACGGGTTGGCTCGCCGAGCGGTCATCCAAAAAATCTGCGCCACCACCAATGGGCGCATCTGGCGATGGACTTGAACCCCTCGCAAGTGCGCCAGGAACCTACGTCTATCAGCGTTGAGATTGCCGGGGTGACGGTCAAAGCAGAAAAGGACGGGCGAATGAAGGTGATGACAGGGAGGGGACCATTTTAGAGTAGGAGCTACGGATATGTCCGATCGTCAACAATATTCAGAATCCAGAGCCACGCCAGATACAGCATCTGAAACGAGCATTTTTCCCTTACTGACAGTTTGGAATCCAATGGCCGGAAGATTTGCAGCTTGGAATTCAGACGCACAGCACGCGACGGAGGAAATCGCGCACGGCTGGCTCCGGTTCGTCGGCGACCGCATGGCAAAGGACGCCGCTTTTCCCCAGCAGCTCGCAAGCTGCAAGACAATCAACGACGTCTACCAGGTCTATGCGCAGTTCTGGCAGCAGGCTGCCAATGACTATGGCAAGGGCTTTACTGCCTTCGCCGATAACATGTGGCAAGCGGCGCGCGGGCCATTCGCGCCGTTCTCCTCAGACAAGCTCCAATAGTTTGCCGTTCATACTCACTCCAAGGAGTTGGACCATGAAAGCGCTGGATATTATGACCAAAAATGTGGTGTCGGTCACACCAGACTCCTCAATCGCGGACATGGCGGCGACGATGCAGAAGTTCCGCGTTAGCGGTTTGCCCGTGATAGACGCCAACGGGGCGCTGGTTGGCATGGTCACCGAGGGTGATTGCCTGCGCCGCGCTGAAACGGGGACCGAAACCAAGAGATCCGGCTGGCGTTCGTTTTTGGCGGCGCCCTCAACACTCGCGGGAGAATACGTCCGTTCTCATGGCCGCAAGGTCTCCGACGTAATGACGCGAGATCTGGTCACGATCGGTGAACATACGGATATCGATGAGATTGTTCATCTCATGGAGAAGCATCAGATCAAGCGGCTGCCCGTTTTGAGGGATGACGCCGTGATTGGAATTGTCAGCCGGGCCAATCTCGTGCAAGCGCTGGCAAGCCTGGCTCGTGGCGCTAGTTCCGTTCGTGAGGATGATGCCGTCATCCGCGAGAAGGTGCGTGCGGAGCTGGGCAAGCTACCGTGGATGGCCAGCGAATTCATTACTCCCACGGTGAAGGATGGCATCGTAGATCTCTGGGGTTCATTTACCGCCTATCAACAGGATGAGGCCGCCGTGGTGGCTGCCGAAAATGTTCCGGGTGTCAAAGAGGTGCGAAACCACCTCGCATGGGTCGATCCGGTCTCCGGACTGGTCGTGTATTCTCCTGACGACAAGGAGCAATGTCTGCCGGAAGAACCTGTATCTTGAGCGCAGATTCCACGTCTCTGCTGACATCCGTTAGTGACGCGAATTCGTCGTCTCTCACGGCTGCGAACGAATGGACCGCGGAGCGTGCAAAGACGCTTGATCAAATCGTTTGCTCGTTATTGGCTGATG includes:
- a CDS encoding bifunctional acetate--CoA ligase family protein/GNAT family N-acetyltransferase is translated as MTIRNLTHLMAPKSVALIGASSKPGSVGLTVMRNLSAAGFAGDITLVNPNHSEVDGRHCYGSVNDLGEPPDLAVVAAPPAAVPGIIADLGRKGTRAAVVLTAGLGPRSKEMLEAARPNCLRILGPNCIGLMAPQIGLNASFAHRAPLAGDLAFVSQSGALITAIIDWAAAREIGFSHVVSLGEMADIDLGDMLDYLATERSSRAILLYVEAVTHAPKFLSAARRAARLKPVVVVKSGRHSGGARAALSHTGALAGSDAAYDAAFRRSGLLRVKTLDELFAAAEILAHAPKLDGERLAILTNGGGAGVLAADELQDAEGVLAKLDIKTTAALNKVLPPTWSHGNPVDIIGDATPKRYTDALHELLQDPQSDAVLVLHCPTAITPARDAATAVIDEINLNRRDSSPPKPVITCWLGEPVAREPRELFTANNIPTFATTSEAVTGFMQLVDYARAQTELMQTPTVAAEERSYQPEDAAEEIQRILGAGRTVASALETKTILAAYGIPTNKATLAKTPAEVRTIASDVLKQAQACVIKIASPDISHKSDVGGVHLGLESAVSAEQAAVEMLAHIKTKLPDARIDGFTIEPMISRPNALEIIVGMNVDETFGPMMLFGAGGVAVEVINDSALALPPLDNLLARQMIAETRISRLLAGYRDRPASDINAVADVLVRVSDLIIRHLEIRELDINPLLVDENGVIAIDARLKLADERISPRHELAIRPYPSGLQKTITIDGIGEITLRAVRPDDEPRYGPFFARISPDDIRLRFFTGRSAFPHSFLATLTQIDYAREMAFVAIKKDSGDLLGVSRLILEPDRTRGEFGVLVRSDLHSHGLGRHLMNALMSYARSEGVTELFGLVHIENRQMLTMADELGFKLHTIPDDPSVREVVWHPQGVTARANLS
- a CDS encoding alpha/beta hydrolase gives rise to the protein MLTKVEDGGPELGIVSTSGRTIKSDSGAAESLRAHEQNAFYNNLDRYLHYLLARTTAGVSPAACANAYFDWAIHLATSPGRQLELFGEAVHQWTRLADFAKAAALTGADAAPCILPRSNDKRFRSERWKDFPFNLYGQSFLLWEEWWHSAVTGVRGVERQNAERLDFIMRQTLDVFAPTNFPLTNPDVLVRTEAEAGFNLVRGLWNFLEDLKRLRDGEGPEGVENFRVGETIAVTPGKVIFRNDLIELIQCAPTTPDVYPEPILIIPAWIMKFYILDLRPENSLVKYLTAQGFTVFMVSWRNPGEEDRDTSFEDYRRLGVMAAIDAVSKVAGGQKIHAAGYCLGGTLLATAAAAMALDNDDRLKSVTFLAAQADFREAGELTLFIDESQISFLEDMMQQQGFLDSTQMAGAFQLLRSNDLIWSHVINRYLLGERQPIFDLLAWNADATRMPYRMHSDYLRSLFLNNDLAEGRYTVDGRAIALTDLRMPIFALGTETDHVAPWRSVYKFNILSDTDVTFVLTSGGHNAGVISPPGSSGRSYRMATKLETDSFESADEWHANAPKFDGSWWPAWTGWLAERSSKKSAPPPMGASGDGLEPLASAPGTYVYQR
- a CDS encoding phasin family protein; translation: MAGRFAAWNSDAQHATEEIAHGWLRFVGDRMAKDAAFPQQLASCKTINDVYQVYAQFWQQAANDYGKGFTAFADNMWQAARGPFAPFSSDKLQ
- a CDS encoding CBS domain-containing protein — encoded protein: MKALDIMTKNVVSVTPDSSIADMAATMQKFRVSGLPVIDANGALVGMVTEGDCLRRAETGTETKRSGWRSFLAAPSTLAGEYVRSHGRKVSDVMTRDLVTIGEHTDIDEIVHLMEKHQIKRLPVLRDDAVIGIVSRANLVQALASLARGASSVREDDAVIREKVRAELGKLPWMASEFITPTVKDGIVDLWGSFTAYQQDEAAVVAAENVPGVKEVRNHLAWVDPVSGLVVYSPDDKEQCLPEEPVS